A stretch of Paludisphaera borealis DNA encodes these proteins:
- a CDS encoding radical SAM protein — protein MDLALIGRLGMQQLSSHFFETIYIKSGVDLTRPTEVRASLTTRCNYKCLHCGCWRESHGPEMSIEQWKNGLASVKEFIGRYRIQFAGGEPFVKKGFLDLLEFCRAEAIDFGVITNGSAFTNDRIVARFVSALPMKVEISVDGPTPEIHDRLRGVPGSLEAIEAGIRNLRRARREAGASFPIRIKPTLNSVNFRAMPDLVNWAVDQGATSIDIEPNREWTDESKAELWLSPEETVELESIVTELLRMKADGLPIETSEHRLLSMPDHFRRRKVASEVGVCRIGLRVFSINPRGAVTSCFAHLPLGDLTRQSAREIWTEAAAREVRRRTVACDRGCPYGCLSSKPIVHTIKRGLMVFAGKANHDDGPTTTAKPAGLPA, from the coding sequence ATGGACCTCGCGTTGATCGGCCGACTGGGAATGCAGCAGCTATCCTCGCATTTCTTCGAGACGATCTACATCAAGAGCGGCGTCGACCTCACTCGGCCCACGGAGGTGAGGGCCTCGCTGACGACTCGTTGCAACTACAAGTGCCTGCACTGCGGCTGCTGGCGAGAATCCCACGGCCCGGAGATGTCGATCGAGCAGTGGAAGAACGGGCTGGCCAGCGTCAAGGAGTTCATCGGTCGCTATCGAATTCAGTTCGCCGGCGGCGAGCCCTTCGTGAAGAAGGGCTTCCTGGACCTTCTCGAGTTCTGCCGCGCCGAGGCGATCGATTTCGGCGTCATCACCAATGGCTCGGCGTTTACGAACGATCGCATCGTCGCTCGATTCGTATCGGCGCTTCCCATGAAGGTCGAGATCTCGGTCGACGGCCCGACGCCCGAGATTCACGACCGGCTCCGGGGCGTCCCGGGCTCGCTGGAAGCGATCGAGGCCGGAATCCGCAACCTGCGCCGGGCGCGTCGCGAGGCCGGAGCGTCGTTTCCGATCCGGATCAAGCCGACCCTGAATTCCGTGAATTTCCGCGCGATGCCGGACCTTGTGAACTGGGCCGTCGATCAAGGGGCGACGTCGATCGACATCGAACCGAATCGTGAGTGGACCGACGAATCGAAGGCCGAGTTGTGGCTCTCGCCCGAGGAAACAGTCGAGCTGGAGTCCATCGTCACCGAGTTGCTTCGCATGAAGGCCGACGGCCTGCCGATCGAGACGTCGGAGCACAGGTTGCTGAGCATGCCGGACCACTTCCGGCGTCGGAAGGTCGCCTCTGAGGTCGGCGTGTGTCGGATCGGCCTTCGGGTCTTCTCGATCAATCCGCGAGGCGCCGTGACCAGTTGTTTCGCCCACCTCCCCTTGGGCGACCTGACGCGCCAGTCGGCCCGCGAGATCTGGACCGAGGCGGCGGCCCGGGAGGTCCGACGACGAACCGTCGCCTGCGACCGTGGTTGCCCCTACGGCTGCCTCTCCTCCAAGCCGATCGTCCACACGATCAAACGCGGCTTGATGGTGTTCGCAGGCAAGGCCAACCATGACGACGGCCCGACGACGACCGCCAAACCGGCGGGCCTCCCCGCGTGA
- a CDS encoding ABC transporter permease has product MAENARLANTMRHGRAFRGTLNWVWTVFGPFVGLVLVTLFFAWLTRDSGLFLTVDNWRTIAVQTVIVGIAALGMTAIMIAGGIDLSVGSVIALVTVTIALLVNGATVSLPLPSDPSFGWKWTPLFTLKLPLALAMLGGVLVGGLSGFVTGAVITGLRVVPFIITLGGLKIFRGLAKWLAGSTVIYIPAEEQSWWFRGIMATEPTPSWLLVAPGVWILLFLSLLLALMLRYSLLGRYIYTVGSNEATARLCGINVPLVKTTVYTLGGLATGLAGLLQFVYLNGTGDPTTAEGLELQTIAAVVIGGGSLSGGVGTVLGTLIGCLIMSVLNNGCVHAGIPNATQDVIIGLIIVAAVTLDQFRRRSATAV; this is encoded by the coding sequence GTGGCAGAGAACGCTCGGCTTGCGAACACGATGCGACACGGCAGGGCTTTTCGAGGCACCCTGAACTGGGTCTGGACGGTCTTCGGCCCGTTCGTGGGTCTGGTGCTGGTCACGCTCTTCTTCGCCTGGTTGACCCGCGACTCCGGCTTGTTCTTGACGGTCGACAACTGGCGAACGATCGCCGTTCAGACGGTGATCGTCGGGATCGCCGCGCTCGGCATGACGGCGATCATGATCGCGGGCGGGATCGACCTGTCGGTCGGCTCGGTCATCGCCTTGGTGACGGTGACCATCGCCTTGCTGGTCAACGGCGCGACGGTTTCGCTCCCCTTGCCCAGCGATCCCTCGTTCGGGTGGAAGTGGACGCCGTTGTTCACGCTCAAGTTGCCGCTGGCCCTGGCGATGCTCGGCGGCGTGCTGGTCGGCGGGCTGAGCGGGTTCGTCACCGGCGCGGTGATCACCGGACTGAGGGTGGTGCCGTTCATCATCACGCTGGGCGGCCTGAAGATCTTCCGAGGGCTGGCCAAATGGCTGGCCGGAAGCACCGTGATCTACATTCCGGCGGAGGAGCAGAGCTGGTGGTTCCGGGGGATCATGGCGACCGAGCCGACTCCTTCGTGGCTGCTGGTCGCGCCCGGGGTCTGGATCTTGCTGTTTCTGAGCCTGCTTCTGGCGCTCATGCTGCGGTATTCGCTCCTGGGGCGTTACATCTACACGGTCGGTTCCAATGAAGCCACGGCGCGGCTGTGCGGGATCAACGTCCCCCTGGTCAAGACGACGGTCTACACGCTGGGGGGGCTGGCGACGGGGCTGGCCGGGCTCTTGCAGTTCGTCTATCTAAATGGAACCGGCGACCCGACGACCGCGGAAGGGCTCGAACTCCAGACCATCGCGGCGGTGGTGATCGGCGGCGGGAGCCTCAGCGGCGGCGTGGGGACCGTTCTGGGCACGCTGATCGGCTGCCTGATCATGTCGGTCCTCAACAACGGCTGCGTCCACGCGGGGATTCCCAACGCCACCCAGGACGTGATCATCGGCCTGATCATCGTCGCCGCGGTGACCCTCGACCAGTTCCGCCGACGGTCGGCGACCGCCGTTTGA
- a CDS encoding tetratricopeptide repeat protein: protein MKLLKAILLAAFLVVAACVFFIYVQDQRWRTAYDAGRAALAESRYAVSEEQFTESLTAASWFGAHGLRRARSLAGLGYLYVALSKDDEAASLFHRALDVAEKRLGHDHPEVADCLSGLATAYGRQAKDAEAAPLFRRALTIRENALGPDHSEVAQSLNDLAWIYWNEGRYTEAERQARRGLAILERALPADAEPTAKSLHGLAWFLIRQDRLDEADHLARRALATWEKATGEARLNLALCLGALAAVDSARGRCASAREHAERALAVRAEIQGPDHPDVTACRCNLAATLRDQGRTTEAEALYEPAIESFEKTLGPDCPALAWPLVRLASIRSSQGRNDEAEALLKRALAIREKQWRPEHPEIAISLIELSRFYVKQGRYAEAEPLARSSLVILESTNLPTEVARAFDVLARIDSQRGSNDEAEATFRRALALRDEHPSGDDRQTAELLDNYAAFLRKVGRNAEAQTMETRAKAIRARSDCASPAGVDDRPSDERNSRVTNSKASRERLPRDRSPEHGLGVSPYICYTALPRSVRRSRGSGSPSIGRPSTQPSSIRDLNLLIK from the coding sequence ATGAAGCTGCTCAAGGCTATTCTGCTCGCGGCATTCCTCGTCGTGGCGGCGTGCGTCTTCTTCATCTACGTCCAGGACCAACGCTGGCGAACGGCCTACGACGCCGGGCGCGCGGCGTTGGCCGAGTCGCGCTACGCCGTTTCGGAAGAACAATTCACGGAGTCACTCACCGCGGCGAGCTGGTTCGGCGCGCACGGCCTCCGCCGGGCGCGGTCGCTGGCCGGCCTCGGTTATTTGTATGTGGCGTTGAGCAAGGATGACGAGGCCGCGTCGCTGTTCCATCGCGCCTTGGACGTCGCCGAGAAACGCCTGGGCCACGACCATCCCGAGGTCGCCGACTGCCTGAGCGGCCTGGCGACGGCCTATGGTCGACAGGCCAAGGACGCGGAAGCCGCCCCCCTCTTTCGACGCGCCCTGACGATCCGCGAAAACGCCCTCGGCCCCGACCACTCCGAGGTCGCCCAGTCGCTCAACGATCTGGCCTGGATCTATTGGAACGAGGGACGCTATACCGAGGCCGAGCGACAGGCGCGCCGCGGGCTGGCGATCCTGGAGCGCGCCCTGCCAGCCGACGCCGAGCCGACCGCGAAATCACTCCACGGCCTGGCCTGGTTCCTCATCAGGCAAGACCGGCTCGACGAGGCCGACCACCTCGCCAGGCGGGCCCTGGCGACCTGGGAAAAAGCGACCGGCGAGGCCCGGCTGAACCTGGCATTGTGTCTCGGAGCGCTCGCGGCAGTTGATAGCGCCCGGGGGCGATGCGCCAGTGCGAGAGAGCACGCCGAACGAGCGCTGGCCGTCCGCGCAGAGATCCAGGGGCCGGACCACCCCGATGTTACGGCCTGCCGCTGCAACCTGGCAGCCACGCTTCGCGATCAAGGGCGGACGACTGAGGCCGAGGCCCTGTACGAACCGGCGATCGAGTCCTTCGAGAAGACGCTCGGCCCGGACTGCCCCGCGCTGGCCTGGCCACTCGTCCGCCTCGCGTCCATCCGTTCGTCCCAGGGCCGGAACGACGAGGCCGAAGCGCTACTCAAACGCGCCCTGGCCATTCGAGAGAAGCAGTGGAGGCCGGAACATCCGGAGATCGCGATCAGCCTGATCGAGCTGTCGCGATTCTACGTGAAGCAGGGCCGATACGCGGAGGCTGAGCCGCTCGCCCGCAGTTCGCTCGTGATTCTGGAGTCGACCAACCTTCCGACCGAGGTCGCCCGGGCGTTCGACGTGCTCGCCCGGATCGACTCCCAGCGCGGCTCGAACGACGAAGCGGAAGCCACCTTCCGGCGCGCCCTCGCCCTTCGCGATGAACATCCTTCCGGCGACGATCGCCAGACCGCCGAATTGCTTGACAACTACGCGGCGTTCCTCCGCAAGGTGGGACGCAACGCCGAAGCCCAGACCATGGAAACCCGAGCCAAGGCAATCCGGGCCAGGTCCGACTGCGCCTCGCCCGCTGGCGTCGACGACCGGCCGTCCGATGAGAGGAACAGTCGCGTGACCAACAGCAAGGCGAGTCGTGAGAGGCTGCCCCGAGACCGTAGTCCGGAACATGGGCTGGGCGTCTCGCCTTACATTTGTTACACCGCCCTGCCCCGGTCTGTGAGACGGAGCCGAGGAAGCGGCTCGCCCTCGATTGGTCGCCCTTCGACTCAGCCCTCGTCCATCAGGGATCTCAACCTTCTCATCAAGTGA
- a CDS encoding lipase family protein, protein MPTKLDVSAHGSPRNGLLLAEACSLAYYDEPEGAKGFLEDLGLDARLISVSNTQVYVAQSDEVVLVAFRGSQSPTSLDGLKDWLLTNANNYLILPEGRFGTDFAAAGVGARFHRGFMEALDDIWAPLFSAVDEAMQKAERPLWITGHSLGGALALLSAWRFQRNFIKVDEIVTFGAPMIGNQTAADAFEREFAAKISRYVNFEDPVPLLPSVSLLANTYVHCPTEVALTPAQAAASALDALKQKAGAAADSVMNASLVEDVWGAVQERISAHFIGHYLDRVKSKIAELASSSDDPSAAS, encoded by the coding sequence GTGCCTACCAAGCTCGACGTCTCGGCCCACGGCAGTCCGAGAAACGGCCTCTTGCTCGCCGAGGCCTGCTCGCTGGCCTATTACGACGAGCCCGAGGGGGCCAAGGGGTTCCTTGAGGACCTCGGCCTCGACGCCCGGCTGATCAGCGTGAGCAACACCCAGGTCTACGTCGCGCAGAGCGACGAGGTGGTGCTGGTCGCGTTTCGAGGTTCGCAGTCGCCGACGAGCCTTGACGGGCTCAAGGACTGGCTGTTGACCAACGCCAACAACTACCTGATCCTGCCGGAAGGCCGGTTCGGCACCGATTTCGCCGCCGCCGGGGTGGGCGCCCGGTTCCACCGGGGGTTCATGGAAGCGCTCGATGACATCTGGGCGCCGCTGTTCAGCGCGGTGGACGAAGCGATGCAGAAGGCCGAGCGGCCGCTCTGGATCACTGGCCACAGCCTGGGAGGCGCGCTCGCTCTGCTGTCGGCCTGGCGGTTCCAGCGGAATTTCATCAAGGTCGACGAGATTGTCACGTTCGGGGCGCCGATGATCGGCAACCAGACGGCCGCCGACGCGTTCGAGAGGGAGTTCGCGGCGAAGATCTCGCGGTACGTCAACTTTGAAGACCCGGTGCCGCTTTTGCCCTCGGTCAGCCTGCTGGCCAACACCTACGTCCACTGTCCGACCGAGGTCGCGCTCACCCCCGCGCAGGCCGCGGCGTCGGCCCTCGACGCGCTCAAGCAGAAGGCGGGGGCGGCGGCCGACAGCGTCATGAACGCCAGCCTTGTCGAAGACGTCTGGGGCGCCGTCCAGGAGCGGATCTCCGCCCACTTCATCGGCCATTACCTCGACCGCGTGAAGTCCAAGATCGCCGAGCTGGCTTCGTCGTCGGACGACCCGTCGGCCGCTTCGTAA
- a CDS encoding substrate-binding domain-containing protein, translating to MTWQAWRAVCTASIALLAAGCGGPANSGGDQSSGPKSLAGASTRPVVFVGFDASEPALNAMSQGKIQGIVLQSPFKMGMLGVKTMVQHLEKQPVEARVPTGEFLVTPENLTDPQVVERVHPPKVDNTTGSLSGGKSKKWRVMMIPKGSTHEFWKTVHAGALQAAQDLGNVEVIWQAPQKEDDRVQQIQLVQSAIAAGVDGIVLAPLDARALKQPVEAAVDKGISVVIIDSALESTKTVSYVATDNYNGGVLAAKRLGEVLGGEGRIILLRYQVGSESTDQREKGFTDTIAKEFPKITYLSDTEYAGATQESAQLKSQSLVTRFRGKIDGVFAPNETSTVGMLRALEAAGLLTERR from the coding sequence ATGACCTGGCAAGCCTGGCGGGCTGTCTGTACGGCCTCGATTGCGCTGCTGGCGGCCGGGTGCGGCGGACCGGCGAATTCGGGGGGTGACCAGTCGTCGGGCCCCAAGTCTCTGGCGGGGGCCTCCACGCGGCCGGTGGTCTTCGTGGGCTTTGATGCCAGCGAGCCGGCCTTGAATGCGATGAGCCAGGGCAAGATCCAGGGGATCGTTCTGCAGAGTCCGTTCAAGATGGGGATGTTGGGGGTCAAGACGATGGTCCAGCATCTTGAGAAGCAGCCGGTCGAGGCGCGGGTGCCGACCGGCGAGTTTCTGGTGACGCCGGAAAACCTCACCGATCCCCAGGTCGTCGAGCGAGTGCATCCGCCCAAGGTTGACAACACGACGGGAAGCCTTTCGGGCGGCAAATCGAAGAAGTGGCGGGTGATGATGATTCCGAAGGGCTCGACGCACGAGTTCTGGAAGACGGTTCACGCCGGGGCGCTTCAGGCGGCGCAAGACCTTGGGAACGTCGAGGTGATCTGGCAGGCGCCGCAGAAGGAAGACGACCGCGTCCAGCAGATCCAGCTTGTTCAGAGCGCGATCGCGGCGGGGGTCGACGGCATCGTCCTGGCTCCGCTCGACGCCCGGGCGCTCAAGCAGCCGGTCGAGGCGGCGGTCGACAAGGGCATTTCCGTGGTGATCATCGATTCGGCGTTGGAGTCGACGAAGACGGTCAGTTACGTGGCCACCGACAATTACAACGGGGGCGTTCTGGCGGCCAAGCGGCTCGGGGAGGTTCTTGGGGGCGAGGGGCGGATCATCCTGCTTCGTTACCAGGTGGGCTCCGAGAGCACGGATCAGCGTGAGAAGGGGTTCACCGACACGATCGCCAAGGAGTTTCCCAAGATCACGTACCTGTCGGACACCGAGTACGCCGGGGCGACGCAGGAGTCGGCCCAACTGAAATCGCAGTCGTTGGTGACGCGGTTTCGGGGCAAGATCGACGGCGTCTTCGCTCCCAACGAGACCAGCACGGTGGGAATGCTGCGCGCTCTGGAAGCGGCCGGCCTGCTGACGGAGCGGCGGTAG
- a CDS encoding sugar ABC transporter ATP-binding protein: MSNVVKAFGATRALDGVSLRVGAGEVHALIGENGAGKSTLMKILSGAHRPDSGTMSLGGVPYAPKGPREAREAGVAMIYQELALAPHLSVEANIMLGRERVRAGLIRRGEHRRLVREALELLDHPEIQPETEVRDLSVGAQQLVEVARALVSNARVVVFDEPTSSLTEHDAQRLFAIIDRLKRRGLAIVYISHFLEEVRRVAQTYTVIRDGRSVAVGDLADTSIESIIAHMVGRDLDELFPRVPHEAGEPILDLKEVATRISTKPADLVLRRGEIVGIAGLIGAGRTELLRAVFGLDPVVSGRVVVNKVSGGGARPGKRIEQGLGFLSEDRKGEGLALNLPIEENLTCSALGRHTTWGFLRLRRRRNEVRGWMERLRVKARSPLQSVGELSGGNQQKVAIARLLHQRADVLLLDEPTRGIDVGSKSEIYRLIGELAAEGKAVLVVSSYLPELLGICDRIAVMRRGALSDCRPVAEWNEHRVMEVATRG, translated from the coding sequence ATGAGCAATGTGGTGAAGGCGTTTGGGGCGACCCGGGCGCTTGACGGGGTCTCGCTGCGCGTCGGGGCGGGCGAGGTCCACGCCTTGATCGGCGAGAACGGGGCGGGCAAGAGCACGCTGATGAAGATCCTCAGCGGCGCCCACCGGCCGGATTCCGGGACGATGTCGCTCGGCGGCGTCCCTTACGCCCCCAAGGGCCCGCGCGAGGCGCGGGAGGCGGGGGTGGCGATGATTTACCAGGAGCTGGCCCTGGCGCCTCATCTCAGCGTCGAGGCCAACATCATGCTCGGGAGAGAGCGGGTGCGGGCCGGCCTGATCCGCCGTGGCGAGCACCGACGGCTGGTCCGCGAGGCGCTCGAGCTACTCGATCATCCCGAGATTCAGCCCGAGACCGAGGTGCGCGACCTCAGCGTGGGGGCGCAGCAGCTTGTCGAGGTGGCTCGCGCCTTGGTGTCGAACGCGCGCGTGGTGGTTTTCGACGAGCCGACCAGCTCGTTGACCGAGCACGACGCCCAACGACTGTTCGCGATCATCGACCGGCTGAAGCGGCGCGGTCTGGCGATCGTTTACATCAGCCATTTCCTTGAAGAAGTGCGGCGCGTCGCCCAGACGTACACGGTGATTCGCGACGGTCGATCGGTGGCGGTCGGCGACCTGGCCGACACGAGCATCGAGTCGATCATCGCGCACATGGTGGGCCGCGATCTCGACGAGCTGTTCCCGCGCGTGCCGCACGAGGCGGGGGAGCCGATCCTGGATCTGAAGGAGGTCGCGACCCGGATCTCGACGAAGCCGGCCGACCTGGTTTTGCGGCGCGGCGAGATCGTGGGGATTGCCGGGCTGATCGGGGCGGGGCGCACCGAGCTGTTGCGCGCGGTCTTCGGGCTCGATCCGGTGGTCTCGGGCCGGGTCGTCGTCAACAAGGTCTCGGGAGGAGGCGCGCGGCCGGGGAAACGGATCGAGCAAGGGCTGGGGTTCTTGAGCGAGGACCGCAAGGGAGAAGGGCTCGCGCTCAACCTGCCGATCGAGGAAAATCTGACTTGCTCGGCGCTGGGCCGGCACACGACCTGGGGTTTCTTGCGACTGCGACGGCGGCGGAACGAGGTGCGCGGCTGGATGGAGCGGTTGCGGGTCAAGGCGCGGTCGCCGCTTCAGAGTGTCGGCGAGCTGTCGGGGGGCAATCAGCAGAAAGTGGCGATCGCCCGGCTCTTGCATCAAAGGGCCGACGTGCTGTTGCTCGACGAACCGACGCGCGGCATCGACGTGGGGTCGAAGTCCGAGATCTACCGGCTGATCGGCGAGCTGGCGGCCGAGGGCAAGGCGGTGCTCGTGGTCAGCTCGTACCTTCCCGAACTGCTGGGAATTTGCGACCGCATCGCCGTGATGCGACGAGGCGCGCTGAGCGACTGCCGGCCGGTCGCCGAATGGAACGAGCATCGCGTGATGGAAGTCGCCACGCGCGGATAA
- a CDS encoding DUF72 domain-containing protein, with the protein MGLYVGTSGYSYKEWKGTFYPKDLPVRQMLHFYGERFRTVEINSTFFGMPKVPILEGWAQAVPADFKFVLKAPKQITHMRKLKDIGELVSQLLEVSGALTERRGPLLFQLPPTSKKDVALLRTFLALLPSPLRAAFEFRHPSWFDDEVFGLLRDHRAALCIADAEVNFEVPFVATTDWGYLRLRRPDYGDAELKEWAKRVREQDWEDAFVFFKHENEGKGPRMAERYLELAAYA; encoded by the coding sequence ATGGGTCTCTACGTCGGCACCAGTGGCTATTCCTACAAGGAATGGAAGGGCACGTTCTATCCCAAGGACTTGCCGGTTCGGCAGATGCTCCATTTCTACGGCGAGCGCTTTCGTACCGTCGAGATCAATAGCACATTCTTCGGCATGCCCAAAGTTCCGATCCTGGAAGGATGGGCGCAGGCGGTTCCCGCCGATTTCAAGTTCGTGCTCAAGGCGCCGAAGCAGATCACGCATATGCGGAAGCTCAAAGACATAGGCGAGTTGGTGTCGCAATTGCTTGAAGTGTCCGGAGCTTTGACAGAGCGTCGGGGGCCGTTGCTATTCCAATTACCGCCGACATCGAAAAAGGATGTGGCACTTTTGCGAACGTTTCTCGCGCTGCTGCCATCGCCGCTCCGCGCGGCGTTCGAGTTCCGCCATCCATCGTGGTTCGACGACGAGGTCTTCGGACTGCTACGCGATCACCGCGCAGCGTTATGCATCGCCGACGCCGAAGTCAACTTTGAAGTTCCCTTTGTGGCGACCACGGATTGGGGCTACCTGCGGTTGCGGCGGCCCGACTACGGCGACGCGGAACTCAAGGAATGGGCGAAGCGGGTGCGGGAACAAGACTGGGAGGATGCGTTCGTGTTCTTCAAACACGAGAATGAAGGCAAAGGGCCACGGATGGCGGAGCGATATCTGGAGTTGGCCGCGTACGCGTAG
- a CDS encoding mitochondrial chaperone BCS1 produces the protein MLEMLNQNPFFSGGLSLMVVGSAAALLRHLPAQIWSFLQRRFSITIEIPDRDPAFRWLQVWLASQPYAHRARDLSLATTWVPVDADSETAVVFDPDEGGSKSGASRVKFLLSPAPGTHWMVYQNRLVVLNRSRRDLQNGNARTFQETLSLQVLGGSRGLIEQLLGDAQQLACPRVPGVSILTTRYESWETTSWQPRRPLRSLVLADGVFEDVLEDLREFYGSRTWYTERGVPYRRGYLLHGPPGNGKTTLVLAAAGELNLSVAVLSLSNRLLSDDALRTLVDALPPATVLLIEDVDCVFKTERTTTDQTGVTLSGLLNALDGVSSREGRILFLTTNHPERLDAALVRPGRVDKKIELANATRSQAKRLYGWFYQGCGLTDDRLDELAERFAAQVAEGKVCMAAVQEHLLRHRGAPEAAAHEVDFGDVAPASSANGKPTAALLESSA, from the coding sequence ATGCTTGAGATGCTCAATCAGAACCCGTTCTTCTCAGGGGGCCTTTCCCTGATGGTCGTCGGGTCGGCGGCGGCGCTGTTGCGGCACTTGCCGGCCCAGATCTGGTCGTTCCTCCAGCGTCGGTTCTCGATCACGATCGAGATCCCGGACCGCGACCCGGCGTTTCGATGGCTTCAGGTGTGGCTGGCGTCGCAGCCGTACGCGCATCGCGCCCGCGATCTGAGCCTGGCGACGACCTGGGTGCCCGTCGACGCCGATTCCGAGACGGCCGTGGTTTTCGACCCCGACGAAGGGGGCTCGAAGAGCGGAGCGTCGCGGGTGAAATTCTTGCTGTCGCCCGCGCCGGGGACGCACTGGATGGTCTATCAGAACCGGCTCGTGGTGCTGAATCGGAGCCGCCGCGACTTGCAGAACGGCAACGCGCGGACGTTTCAGGAGACGCTTTCGCTGCAAGTTCTGGGAGGCTCGCGCGGCCTGATCGAGCAGTTGCTCGGCGATGCGCAGCAGCTCGCGTGTCCCCGGGTTCCCGGCGTGAGCATCCTGACGACCCGGTACGAGTCGTGGGAAACGACGTCGTGGCAGCCTCGGCGGCCGCTCCGGTCGCTGGTCCTGGCCGATGGAGTTTTCGAGGACGTCCTCGAAGACCTGCGCGAGTTCTACGGCTCGCGGACGTGGTACACCGAGCGCGGGGTGCCGTATCGTCGCGGGTATTTGCTGCACGGACCTCCGGGCAACGGCAAGACGACGCTGGTCCTGGCGGCGGCCGGCGAGCTGAACCTGTCGGTCGCCGTGCTGAGCCTGAGCAACCGCTTACTGAGCGACGACGCGTTGCGGACGTTGGTCGACGCGTTGCCGCCGGCCACGGTCCTGTTGATCGAGGACGTCGACTGCGTGTTCAAGACCGAGCGGACGACCACCGACCAGACGGGGGTGACGCTCAGCGGCCTGCTCAACGCCCTGGACGGCGTCAGCTCGCGCGAGGGGCGGATCTTGTTCCTGACCACGAACCATCCCGAGCGACTCGACGCGGCGCTGGTCCGTCCCGGGCGCGTGGACAAGAAGATCGAGCTGGCCAACGCGACTCGGAGCCAGGCGAAGCGGCTGTACGGCTGGTTCTACCAGGGCTGCGGCCTGACTGACGACCGGCTCGACGAGTTGGCCGAGCGGTTCGCCGCCCAGGTCGCCGAGGGTAAGGTCTGCATGGCGGCCGTCCAGGAACATCTGCTGCGCCATCGCGGAGCGCCCGAAGCCGCCGCCCACGAGGTCGACTTCGGCGACGTCGCGCCGGCTTCGTCGGCCAACGGCAAGCCGACGGCCGCGCTCTTGGAGTCGTCGGCGTGA